In Clostridium swellfunianum, a genomic segment contains:
- the efp gene encoding elongation factor P: MISAGDIRKGTTFELDGQVFTVIEFLHVKPGKGAAFVRTKLRNVIQGGVTDRTFNPTDKLQEAVIERKEMQYLYSDGELYYFMDPETFDQIPLNYDKVEDAIKFLKENMFAVIKFYKGEAFSVEAPNFVELLITYTEPGAKGNTATNTGKPATVETGATVMVPLFVNEGEMIRIDTRTGEYMERV, from the coding sequence ATGATATCAGCAGGAGATATAAGAAAAGGAACTACTTTTGAATTAGATGGACAAGTTTTCACAGTAATCGAATTTTTACATGTTAAGCCAGGAAAAGGAGCAGCTTTCGTTAGAACTAAGCTAAGAAACGTTATACAAGGCGGAGTTACTGACAGAACTTTCAACCCAACTGACAAACTTCAAGAAGCTGTTATTGAAAGAAAGGAAATGCAATATCTTTATTCTGATGGAGAACTTTACTACTTCATGGATCCAGAAACTTTCGATCAAATTCCTTTAAACTACGATAAGGTTGAAGATGCAATAAAGTTTTTAAAGGAGAACATGTTTGCTGTAATTAAATTTTACAAGGGAGAAGCTTTTTCTGTTGAAGCTCCTAACTTTGTTGAGCTTCTTATAACATACACTGAGCCAGGAGCAAAAGGAAACACAGCAACTAATACAGGAAAGCCAGCTACAGTTGAAACTGGTGCAACAGTTATGGTTCCACTTTTCGTTAATGAAGGTGAAATGATAAGAATAGATACCAGAACTGGTGAATATATGGAGAGAGTTTAG
- a CDS encoding prepilin-type N-terminal cleavage/methylation domain-containing protein: MKKGFTIIELIISIGAAGIIAVVMTSMLLTSNSLYVKKTKESRDFFYSMEAILFIENKIKEAKSVNIENNTIELYYEDSSIKKLVKLKDSTKVVIIDFDNNVAHVPNNILTEVSNFQVYHKDNLIYVSISRINGESYEKCISIKTKA; the protein is encoded by the coding sequence ATGAAAAAAGGGTTTACAATAATTGAGCTTATAATATCCATAGGAGCTGCAGGTATTATAGCAGTTGTTATGACATCTATGCTTTTAACTAGTAATTCTTTGTATGTAAAAAAAACAAAAGAATCCAGAGACTTTTTTTATTCTATGGAAGCAATCTTGTTTATCGAGAATAAGATAAAGGAAGCAAAGTCCGTTAACATAGAAAATAATACTATTGAACTTTACTATGAAGACTCTTCTATTAAAAAGCTAGTAAAGCTCAAGGATAGCACCAAGGTAGTTATCATTGATTTTGATAATAATGTGGCTCACGTACCTAACAATATATTGACAGAGGTCAGCAATTTTCAGGTATACCACAAAGACAATTTAATTTATGTATCAATCAGTAGAATAAATGGTGAAAGTTATGAAAAATGTATAAGTATAAAAACAAAAGCATAG
- a CDS encoding type IV pilus modification PilV family protein has product MRKLNKTSGISLIEVICSISIMCILGAYILTLQLNNIRLSNQNKDRIRYLFALEAIKEEIVNNSTYSDVMNLINNNKKYINKEQLKLDMIKSKNITQIFNANINENDTYIVLNVIPGEVLKINLELHLNLKSKEEIINCTFYKGNYL; this is encoded by the coding sequence ATGCGGAAATTAAATAAAACATCAGGAATCTCACTGATTGAAGTAATATGTTCAATAAGCATCATGTGCATTCTAGGCGCATATATTTTGACTCTTCAACTAAACAATATAAGGTTGAGCAATCAAAACAAAGATAGGATTAGGTATCTATTTGCTTTAGAGGCAATCAAAGAAGAAATTGTTAATAATTCTACCTATAGTGATGTAATGAATTTAATAAACAATAATAAAAAGTATATTAATAAAGAACAGTTAAAGTTAGATATGATAAAGTCTAAAAATATAACTCAAATATTTAATGCTAATATTAACGAAAACGATACATACATAGTTTTAAATGTTATTCCAGGAGAGGTACTAAAGATCAATCTTGAACTGCACTTGAATTTAAAAAGCAAGGAAGAAATCATAAATTGTACATTTTATAAAGGTAATTACTTATGA
- a CDS encoding type II secretion system protein, whose product MKKGFSLIEVVAVISIILIFLAANFINMSNYIKFYSETDLMYSEDRTIALINYGKQYCREKEKPGYILFDMVRNEINFYSSMRRIDGVKLPKGVTIDFVNIAGSKIDINKYGVTGSAGKVIFKNQIGNQEKITISVGTGYAEIK is encoded by the coding sequence ATGAAGAAAGGCTTTTCCTTAATTGAAGTAGTAGCAGTTATCTCAATAATTTTGATCTTTTTAGCAGCTAATTTTATTAACATGTCCAATTATATAAAGTTTTATTCAGAAACAGATCTGATGTACAGTGAAGACAGAACCATCGCTCTCATAAACTATGGAAAGCAATACTGCAGAGAGAAGGAAAAGCCTGGCTATATTTTATTCGATATGGTAAGAAATGAAATAAATTTTTATAGTTCTATGAGAAGAATCGATGGAGTTAAACTTCCTAAAGGGGTAACTATTGACTTTGTAAATATAGCTGGTTCAAAAATTGATATAAACAAATACGGGGTTACCGGGAGTGCAGGAAAGGTAATTTTCAAAAATCAAATAGGTAATCAGGAAAAAATAACTATTAGCGTAGGCACCGGATATGCGGAAATTAAATAA
- a CDS encoding prepilin-type N-terminal cleavage/methylation domain-containing protein, giving the protein MSLRKAYSRSSKGFTLIEVIVAVSIVVILASFAMPKVTGYIGKAKQVKLNNIAKQIHTAVMWSYGEQGNTINTTNISSIITDTLSGITVNLVTSSNNVVTVLFTNDSIQHTATINVSDNSYTVT; this is encoded by the coding sequence TTGAGTTTGAGAAAAGCTTATTCACGTAGTTCAAAAGGATTTACACTGATTGAAGTAATTGTTGCTGTATCTATAGTTGTTATACTAGCTAGTTTTGCTATGCCAAAGGTTACTGGGTATATAGGAAAAGCTAAACAAGTGAAGCTTAATAACATTGCTAAGCAAATACATACGGCAGTTATGTGGAGCTATGGAGAGCAAGGAAATACCATTAACACTACTAATATTTCTTCTATAATTACTGATACATTATCTGGAATAACAGTAAATTTGGTTACTAGTTCCAATAATGTAGTAACTGTTCTTTTTACAAACGACAGTATACAACATACCGCAACAATCAATGTTAGCGATAACAGTTATACGGTTACATAG
- a CDS encoding type II secretion system F family protein — translation MIFCKYKAIDIEGKVFLGNCWCSSKEELVRIFRDKGLYIIYFKKLHADKGKLLEKRLSLRELSLFCHQFASMLSAGINIGEAINILGQEASNKVIKKALNDIEEMIQRGTQLSVSMTQYPTIFPKFMVNMTSIGEMSGTLENIMERLSDYYSRENVIKNKVIKALSYPCLLLLVCSAVIQILFIYVIPTFVATIGDIGGSLPKSTKTILALSSFLKENSIMLLVMLMLFVATLFYIVRVESISIFLQKKIFTISISKGLAQKFTAVTFSRSIGILLCSGISIVKALDMAQSNMNYSFLKIQLGKCIENVNIGIAFSRSLDDLVVFPPMLCSLVRIGEESGTLADMLIKASKILEEELFNTVEKITLLIEPIIIIFMSIFIGGILISIVSPMFNLMDAI, via the coding sequence ATGATATTTTGCAAATACAAAGCAATTGATATAGAAGGTAAGGTTTTTCTGGGTAATTGCTGGTGTTCTAGCAAGGAGGAACTTGTTAGAATCTTTAGAGATAAAGGTTTATATATTATATACTTTAAAAAATTGCATGCAGATAAGGGGAAATTATTGGAGAAGAGGCTATCTTTAAGAGAGCTTTCATTATTTTGTCATCAATTTGCTTCAATGCTCTCAGCAGGTATTAATATTGGAGAGGCAATTAATATACTAGGTCAAGAAGCATCAAATAAGGTGATAAAGAAAGCCTTAAATGACATTGAAGAAATGATACAACGAGGAACACAACTATCTGTAAGCATGACGCAGTACCCAACAATTTTTCCAAAGTTTATGGTTAACATGACAAGCATCGGAGAAATGAGTGGGACTTTAGAAAATATTATGGAAAGGCTATCAGATTACTATAGTCGAGAAAATGTAATAAAAAATAAGGTGATAAAAGCTTTATCATATCCTTGCTTACTACTGCTGGTATGTTCTGCAGTTATACAGATTTTATTTATTTATGTAATCCCAACATTTGTTGCAACTATAGGAGATATTGGAGGAAGTTTACCTAAAAGCACTAAAACTATTCTAGCCTTAAGCAGTTTTTTAAAAGAAAATTCTATTATGCTACTAGTTATGTTGATGCTTTTTGTTGCTACATTGTTCTATATAGTTAGGGTTGAAAGTATTAGTATTTTTCTTCAAAAGAAAATTTTTACTATAAGCATATCAAAAGGCTTAGCTCAAAAGTTTACTGCTGTAACATTTTCTAGAAGCATTGGGATTTTGTTGTGTAGCGGAATATCAATAGTAAAAGCATTAGATATGGCACAAAGCAATATGAACTACAGTTTCTTGAAAATACAACTTGGGAAATGCATAGAAAACGTCAACATAGGAATTGCTTTTTCAAGAAGCTTAGATGACCTTGTTGTTTTTCCACCGATGCTATGCTCTTTGGTGAGAATTGGTGAAGAAAGCGGTACGTTAGCAGATATGCTTATTAAGGCTTCAAAAATTTTGGAGGAAGAATTATTTAATACTGTTGAAAAGATAACTCTGCTTATTGAACCTATAATTATTATTTTTATGTCGATTTTTATTGGCGGAATTTTAATAAGCATAGTTAGTCCTATGTTTAATCTTATGGATGCTATTTAG
- a CDS encoding GspE/PulE family protein produces the protein MEINNKLFNAEKSFIDLNSISVKVSEFRFLTVDIMRKHSFIPLESDKNYVYIAMKNPEDLISVEKISVLIGRQVYAVPAAEEQIYSLINIFEDMQSTTLILEQLKKQEEDEIHKRMSSESVNMVVETSPAVRVSNSMIVQAVNKRASDIHIEPFETLAVIRYRIDGVLQDIFEMPISLYQSVCGRIKLEAKMDIAEKRIPQDGKYKFNNKNIKVDLRISTLPTIYGEKIVIRILYRNEKLLSLNSLGFSDESVDVIKSSLNSGYGIIIVTGPTGSGKTTTLYSMLNELDRYNKNIVSIEDPVEIFFDRVNQINVNYKSGLTFANGLRSILRQDPDVIMIGEIRDADTAHIAIQAAITGHLVLTTLHTNDAASSITRLMDMGVPPYLLADSLIACIAQRLVRKICSFCKTSYAASENENTRLNINSSAHLYKGKGCIFCGHTGYKQRTAVYEVMSVNSELRGLINKGKSAMDIRSFNKKAGMKTIQQNGYELVRQGVTTHEEFIRLTNDNW, from the coding sequence ATGGAGATAAACAATAAGCTCTTTAATGCAGAAAAAAGCTTTATAGATTTAAACAGCATAAGTGTAAAAGTTTCTGAGTTTAGATTTCTTACAGTGGATATTATGAGAAAGCATTCTTTTATACCACTTGAATCAGATAAAAATTATGTTTATATTGCCATGAAAAATCCTGAGGACTTAATATCTGTTGAAAAAATTAGTGTTTTAATAGGGCGACAGGTATACGCTGTACCTGCAGCTGAAGAACAAATATACTCTTTAATAAATATCTTTGAGGATATGCAAAGTACAACACTTATATTAGAACAGCTTAAGAAACAGGAAGAGGATGAAATCCACAAAAGGATGTCAAGTGAAAGCGTCAATATGGTTGTTGAAACTTCACCAGCTGTAAGAGTATCCAATTCTATGATAGTTCAGGCTGTAAATAAGAGAGCAAGTGATATACACATTGAACCCTTTGAAACCTTGGCAGTAATTAGATATAGAATAGATGGTGTTCTTCAGGATATTTTTGAAATGCCTATAAGTCTTTATCAGTCAGTATGTGGAAGAATTAAACTAGAAGCTAAAATGGATATAGCAGAGAAGAGAATACCTCAAGATGGTAAATACAAATTTAATAATAAAAACATTAAAGTGGATTTGAGGATTTCAACACTGCCAACAATCTATGGAGAAAAAATAGTAATTAGAATACTTTATAGAAATGAAAAATTATTAAGTTTAAATTCACTTGGTTTTTCAGATGAAAGTGTTGATGTTATAAAGTCAAGCTTAAACAGCGGTTATGGAATAATAATTGTAACAGGTCCAACTGGAAGCGGTAAGACAACGACTCTATATTCAATGTTAAATGAGCTGGACAGATACAATAAAAATATTGTGTCTATAGAAGATCCTGTTGAAATATTCTTTGATAGAGTAAATCAAATAAATGTCAACTATAAGTCTGGCTTAACCTTTGCTAACGGCCTAAGGAGCATTCTTAGGCAGGATCCAGATGTCATCATGATAGGAGAAATCAGAGATGCTGATACTGCTCATATTGCAATACAGGCAGCCATTACAGGACATTTGGTATTGACAACCTTGCATACAAACGATGCGGCATCTTCAATTACAAGGCTAATGGATATGGGGGTGCCACCATATCTTTTAGCGGATTCTTTAATAGCATGCATAGCTCAAAGACTTGTAAGGAAAATATGCAGCTTTTGCAAGACTTCATATGCAGCTTCTGAAAATGAAAATACCAGGTTAAATATAAATTCAAGTGCTCATTTATATAAGGGAAAAGGATGTATTTTTTGCGGCCATACAGGTTATAAACAAAGGACTGCAGTATATGAAGTAATGAGTGTTAATTCTGAGCTAAGAGGGTTAATAAATAAGGGGAAGAGTGCTATGGATATACGAAGTTTTAATAAAAAAGCAGGCATGAAGACCATACAGCAAAATGGATATGAGCTTGTTAGGCAGGGTGTAACTACACATGAGGAATTTATAAGACTAACCAATGATAACTGGTAG
- the dapF gene encoding diaminopimelate epimerase, with amino-acid sequence MKFTKMHGNGNDFIVIEDLNDNIKDEETLAKTLCDRHFGIGADGILIVKKSQKAHIQMVIINSDGSYAAMCGNGIRCFAKYVYDMGLVKQEIILIETGDGVKNAFLTIVNGKAEGIRIKMGSPSFDAKHIPALSEEEIINEKLKAGDKEYYITSMLMGVPHTVILGRLDDFDVQEGRIIEKHNMFPKGTNVNFCEVLNSEEIKVKTWERGAGPTLACGTGSCAAVIAANKLGFVCEKVKVWIPGGSLLIELDKDGVYMTGPAAVVFSGEYNL; translated from the coding sequence ATGAAGTTTACTAAGATGCACGGCAATGGAAATGATTTTATCGTTATAGAAGATTTGAATGATAATATAAAAGACGAGGAGACTTTAGCTAAGACACTATGTGACAGGCATTTTGGAATAGGTGCTGATGGTATCTTAATAGTTAAAAAAAGCCAAAAGGCTCACATTCAAATGGTCATAATAAATTCTGATGGTTCATATGCGGCTATGTGTGGAAATGGAATACGATGCTTTGCAAAGTATGTATATGATATGGGGCTGGTTAAACAGGAAATAATTCTTATTGAAACAGGCGATGGTGTAAAAAATGCCTTTTTAACCATAGTAAATGGGAAAGCTGAAGGTATAAGAATTAAAATGGGAAGCCCGTCTTTTGATGCTAAGCATATTCCAGCCTTAAGTGAAGAGGAAATAATAAATGAGAAGCTTAAAGCTGGAGATAAAGAGTATTATATAACTTCAATGCTTATGGGCGTGCCTCACACAGTTATATTAGGAAGGCTTGATGATTTTGACGTGCAGGAAGGCCGGATAATTGAAAAACATAATATGTTTCCGAAAGGTACAAATGTAAACTTTTGCGAGGTCTTAAATTCTGAAGAGATTAAAGTAAAGACCTGGGAAAGAGGAGCAGGGCCTACCTTGGCTTGTGGAACGGGAAGTTGTGCTGCAGTTATTGCTGCTAATAAGCTAGGCTTTGTTTGTGAAAAAGTAAAGGTGTGGATACCTGGTGGAAGTCTGTTAATTGAGTTAGATAAAGATGGCGTATACATGACTGGTCCAGCAGCAGTTGTTTTTTCAGGTGAATATAATCTATAA
- a CDS encoding Rqc2 family fibronectin-binding protein: MPLDGIYIYSLAEEFKNKLVGCRVDKISQPEKDELILSLRGDRTNLKLLISASSTYPKIHLTNINKPNPVKAPMFCMVLRKYLGNARVTEISQISTDRIIAIDFESADELGFYSIYSLIVEIMGRHSNITLVRKRDNIVIDSIKHMTPEINSYRSLYPGINYVYPPESIKLNPFDFSFEDFNSYVDSNNIKFDYSIFSKMFTGVSTQFSKSISEALTINNIELNSFNLKNIYSYILMLFESLKKGEFHFNAYYDASSVKDFYCKELYQLENLNKRSYDSPSALIEEFYHEKDKTDRLNAKSYDLQKIVNNNIDRCNKKLEILKKTLKECEEKDHYRIFGELLTANIYNIKKGDKSVKTLNYYEVNEEYIEIKLDENKSPSENIQAYFKKYNKLKKSAEMAEIQINTTEQELDYLQSVLTNIKNVESYDEIDDIRRELTETGYIRFKKEDKKKSKTSKPHHFLSSDGAHIYVGKNNIQNDSLTLKFADKQDIWMHTKNIPGSHVIIKNAGKISDKTLEEAATLAAFYSKGKDSTKVPVDYTEVRNVKKPSGSKPGMVIYYTNKTIYIDPKKLELQKIE; encoded by the coding sequence ATGCCTTTAGATGGTATATACATATATAGTTTAGCAGAAGAATTTAAAAATAAGCTTGTTGGCTGCAGAGTGGATAAGATTTCACAGCCAGAAAAAGATGAACTTATCTTAAGTCTAAGAGGTGATAGAACAAATCTTAAGCTTCTTATAAGTGCTAGTTCAACTTACCCTAAAATACACTTAACAAATATTAATAAGCCTAATCCAGTCAAAGCTCCAATGTTTTGCATGGTCCTTAGAAAATATTTAGGAAATGCTAGGGTTACAGAAATTTCTCAGATTTCTACCGACAGAATTATTGCTATAGATTTTGAAAGCGCAGATGAGCTAGGCTTTTACAGCATCTATTCACTTATAGTTGAAATAATGGGTAGACACAGCAATATAACTCTTGTGAGAAAAAGAGACAATATTGTTATAGATAGCATAAAGCATATGACCCCAGAGATAAATAGCTACAGAAGCTTGTATCCTGGAATAAACTATGTTTACCCACCAGAATCCATTAAACTTAATCCTTTTGATTTCTCTTTCGAGGACTTTAACAGCTATGTAGATTCTAACAATATAAAGTTTGACTATAGCATTTTTTCTAAAATGTTTACAGGAGTAAGCACACAATTTTCAAAATCAATCTCTGAGGCATTAACTATAAATAATATAGAATTAAATTCATTTAATCTTAAAAATATATATTCTTATATTCTTATGTTGTTTGAAAGCTTAAAAAAAGGTGAATTCCATTTTAATGCCTATTATGATGCTTCATCAGTAAAAGACTTTTACTGCAAAGAGCTTTATCAGCTTGAAAATTTAAATAAAAGATCCTACGATTCACCCTCAGCTTTAATTGAAGAATTCTATCATGAGAAAGATAAGACTGACAGGTTAAATGCCAAAAGCTATGATCTTCAAAAAATAGTAAATAACAACATTGATCGCTGCAATAAAAAGCTGGAGATACTAAAAAAGACCTTGAAAGAATGTGAAGAGAAGGACCATTATAGAATATTCGGCGAGCTTCTTACTGCAAATATATATAATATAAAAAAAGGTGATAAATCTGTTAAAACTCTAAATTACTATGAAGTAAATGAAGAGTATATAGAAATAAAACTAGATGAAAACAAATCACCTTCAGAAAATATTCAAGCCTACTTCAAAAAATATAACAAGCTTAAAAAATCTGCAGAAATGGCCGAAATACAAATTAACACTACAGAACAGGAGCTTGATTACCTTCAGTCTGTACTTACAAACATAAAAAATGTTGAAAGTTACGATGAAATTGATGACATAAGAAGAGAACTAACCGAGACTGGTTATATAAGATTTAAAAAGGAAGATAAAAAGAAGAGCAAAACTTCCAAGCCTCATCATTTCTTATCAAGCGATGGTGCTCACATATATGTTGGAAAAAACAATATACAAAATGATTCTTTAACCTTGAAGTTTGCTGATAAGCAGGATATTTGGATGCACACAAAGAATATACCTGGTTCTCACGTTATAATAAAAAATGCAGGCAAGATTTCAGATAAAACCCTGGAAGAAGCAGCAACTCTTGCAGCCTTTTACAGTAAGGGTAAAGACTCAACTAAGGTTCCAGTTGATTATACTGAAGTAAGAAATGTTAAAAAGCCTTCGGGTTCAAAACCAGGCATGGTTATTTATTATACAAACAAAACAATTTATATAGACCCTAAAAAGCTGGAACTTCAAAAAATAGAGTAA
- a CDS encoding THUMP domain-containing class I SAM-dependent RNA methyltransferase, which translates to MNYNLIATSTFGLESIVAKELKQLGYEDLVVDNGKVTFSGDEYDIAICNTWLRTADRVFIKMAEFKATTFEELFQGTLAVNWGELIPENGKMHVVGKSVKSTLFSVPDCQSIVKKGVVESMKKTYKTDWFEEDGPVYKIEISLLKDIAVLSVDTSGAGLHKRGYREYAGEAPMKETLAAALVLLSNWEPSRSFADLFCGSGTIAIEAALIGKNIAPGLNRSFVCEQWPNMDKSIWEEIRSYARSKINSEEFRILASDIDGRVLGTARANADKAGVSEYISFQRQAAQDFTSRKKYGCIISNPPYGERIGEIKQVEELYKSLGNIYNNLETWSLFIITSHTDFQKLFGKKADKNRKLYNGRLLCYYYQYINNPPKIKSKQE; encoded by the coding sequence ATGAACTATAATTTAATTGCTACTTCAACCTTTGGGTTAGAGTCTATTGTTGCTAAAGAACTTAAGCAGTTAGGCTATGAAGATTTAGTAGTGGATAACGGAAAAGTAACTTTTTCAGGAGATGAATACGATATAGCTATATGCAACACTTGGCTTAGAACTGCAGATAGAGTATTCATTAAGATGGCTGAGTTCAAGGCTACAACCTTTGAGGAATTGTTTCAAGGCACACTAGCTGTAAATTGGGGAGAGCTTATACCTGAAAATGGTAAGATGCACGTAGTTGGAAAATCTGTAAAGTCTACATTGTTTAGTGTTCCAGATTGCCAGTCGATAGTTAAAAAGGGCGTAGTAGAGTCGATGAAGAAAACCTATAAAACTGATTGGTTTGAGGAGGATGGACCAGTATATAAAATAGAGATATCACTATTAAAGGATATAGCTGTTTTAAGCGTTGATACCTCTGGCGCAGGGTTGCATAAAAGAGGCTATAGGGAATATGCTGGTGAAGCGCCTATGAAGGAAACGCTTGCAGCAGCATTAGTGCTTTTGAGTAATTGGGAGCCTTCAAGGTCTTTTGCAGATTTATTCTGTGGATCAGGAACTATTGCGATCGAAGCAGCTTTAATTGGAAAGAATATAGCACCGGGCTTAAATAGAAGCTTTGTGTGTGAGCAATGGCCAAACATGGATAAGAGCATATGGGAAGAAATAAGAAGCTATGCAAGAAGTAAGATAAATAGCGAAGAATTTAGAATATTAGCTTCAGATATTGATGGAAGAGTTTTGGGTACTGCTAGGGCAAATGCTGATAAGGCTGGAGTAAGTGAGTATATAAGCTTTCAGAGACAAGCTGCTCAGGATTTTACGTCAAGAAAGAAATATGGCTGCATTATTAGCAACCCTCCTTACGGTGAAAGAATAGGAGAAATTAAGCAGGTTGAAGAGTTATATAAAAGCTTAGGGAATATCTATAATAATCTTGAGACATGGTCCTTATTTATTATCACGTCTCATACCGATTTTCAAAAACTATTTGGTAAAAAAGCAGATAAAAATAGAAAGCTTTATAACGGAAGACTGCTTTGCTACTATTATCAATACATAAATAATCCTCCTAAAATAAAAAGTAAACAGGAATAA
- the uraA gene encoding uracil permease, with the protein MKNYIDIDEKLPILKTIPLSFQHLTAMFGATILVPILLQVNPAIALLMNGIGTLLYTFVTKGKIPAYLGSSFAFIAPTLAILTSSGGFGHAQSGFIFFGIFFVIMSFIIKQVGIKWIDVVMPPAVMGSVVAVIGLELAPLAAQQAGLAPAAAKVGETVQAYVPDARVLTVALTTLFIGIIGSVVFRKFFKIIPILIAVVCGYVLSLSMGMVDKNIIAQAPWFKLPQFHAPVFDLKAILIIAPACLVVFAEHISHLIVTGNITEKDLMKEPGLHRSLLGDGLSNILSGFAGSPPNTTYGENIGVMALTKVYSVWVIRGAAILAIIFSCIGKVAAAIQSIPSPVMGGITILLYGVIASSGLRMFVEQKVDLSKSYNMILAAVTFIIGVSGASITLPGDVELKGMALAAVIGMLLSIMFYLLNKFGLMNEEYII; encoded by the coding sequence ATGAAAAATTATATTGATATTGATGAAAAACTGCCTATTTTAAAAACTATCCCTTTAAGTTTTCAGCATTTAACTGCTATGTTTGGTGCAACAATTTTGGTACCTATTCTTTTACAGGTGAATCCAGCTATTGCTCTGCTTATGAATGGAATTGGAACCCTGCTGTATACTTTCGTAACAAAAGGCAAAATCCCAGCCTATCTTGGCTCAAGCTTTGCGTTTATTGCACCAACTCTTGCAATTTTAACTTCCAGCGGGGGATTTGGACATGCGCAATCCGGATTTATATTCTTTGGAATATTCTTTGTAATTATGTCTTTCATAATAAAACAGGTTGGAATTAAGTGGATTGATGTAGTAATGCCACCTGCAGTTATGGGATCGGTAGTTGCTGTTATCGGATTAGAACTTGCACCTCTTGCTGCGCAACAGGCTGGACTAGCACCTGCTGCCGCTAAAGTAGGAGAGACAGTGCAGGCTTATGTTCCGGATGCAAGAGTATTAACTGTAGCTTTGACTACATTATTTATTGGAATTATCGGTTCTGTAGTTTTTAGAAAGTTTTTTAAGATTATACCAATATTGATTGCTGTTGTGTGTGGATATGTGCTATCACTATCTATGGGGATGGTAGATAAGAATATTATAGCTCAGGCTCCTTGGTTCAAACTGCCTCAGTTTCATGCGCCAGTTTTTGATTTGAAAGCAATCCTCATCATAGCTCCAGCATGTTTAGTGGTATTTGCAGAACATATAAGCCATTTAATTGTAACAGGGAATATTACTGAAAAGGACTTAATGAAGGAGCCAGGATTGCACCGTTCACTGCTTGGAGATGGATTGAGCAATATACTATCAGGTTTCGCAGGTTCTCCTCCCAATACAACCTATGGTGAAAATATAGGTGTTATGGCATTAACAAAGGTTTATTCAGTTTGGGTAATCAGGGGAGCTGCCATATTAGCAATAATTTTCTCCTGTATAGGAAAAGTAGCAGCTGCAATACAGTCTATACCTTCACCAGTTATGGGCGGAATAACTATTCTATTATATGGGGTTATTGCATCCTCAGGACTTAGAATGTTTGTGGAGCAAAAGGTTGACTTAAGCAAGAGCTATAACATGATACTAGCTGCAGTAACGTTTATAATTGGAGTTAGTGGTGCCAGCATCACTTTACCAGGAGATGTAGAATTAAAGGGGATGGCTTTAGCTGCAGTTATCGGAATGCTTCTTTCTATAATGTTTTATCTATTAAATAAATTTGGATTGATGAACGAAGAATATATTATCTAG